The following proteins are co-located in the Phocoena phocoena chromosome 1, mPhoPho1.1, whole genome shotgun sequence genome:
- the RWDD3 gene encoding RWD domain-containing protein 3 isoform X2: MAELVREELSALGAIFCGPGEWEVLSRSETDGTVFRILTRAEGFMDADIPLRLVFHLPVNYPSCLPGIVVNSEHLTRAECEIVKEKLLEQAETLLSEPMVHELVLWIQQNLRHILKRPEAGGGSEKCTSAASTTVDDGLWMTLLHLDHMRAKTKYVKSVEKWASDLRLTGRLMFMGVPDSSENLQSRCGLKWKEMQREND, encoded by the exons ATGGCGGAGCTGGTGCGGGAGGAGCTCTCGGCCCTGGGTGCGATTTTCTGCGGGCCCGGCGAATGGGAAGTGCTGAGTCGCTCAG AGACAGATGGGACTGTGTTCAGAATTCTCACAAGAGCCGAAGGATTTATGGATGCGGATATACCCTTACGATTGGTGTTCCATTTACCGGTTAATTACCCGTCGTGTCTGCCTGGTATTGTGGTTAACTCCGAACACCTGACCAGGGCTGAGTGTGAGATTGTGAAGGAGAAGTTACTGGAGCAAGCAGAGACCCTTTTGTCGGAACCTATGGTTCATGAGCTAGTTCTCTGGATTCAGCAGAATCTCAGGCACATCCTCAAGCGGCCAGAAGCTGGAGGTGGCAGTGAAAAGTGCACTTCTGCAGCAAGCACGACTGTGGATGATGGATTGTGGATGACTCTTTTGCATTTAGATCATATGAGAGCAAAGACCAAATATGTCAAAAGTGTGGAGAAGTGGGCTTCCGATTTAAGGCTGACAGGAAGACTGATGTTCATGG GAGTACCTGATTCTTCAGAAAACCTGCAAAGTAGATGTGGACTCAAGtggaaagaaatgcaaagagaaaatgaTTAG
- the RWDD3 gene encoding RWD domain-containing protein 3 isoform X1, with the protein MAELVREELSALGAIFCGPGEWEVLSRSETDGTVFRILTRAEGFMDADIPLRLVFHLPVNYPSCLPGIVVNSEHLTRAECEIVKEKLLEQAETLLSEPMVHELVLWIQQNLRHILKRPEAGGGSEKCTSAASTTVDDGLWMTLLHLDHMRAKTKYVKSVEKWASDLRLTGRLMFMGKVILILLQGDRNNIKEYLILQKTCKVDVDSSGKKCKEKMISVLFETKVQTEHKRFLAFEVKEYSSLDELQKEFETAGLKKLFSEFVLRLVK; encoded by the exons ATGGCGGAGCTGGTGCGGGAGGAGCTCTCGGCCCTGGGTGCGATTTTCTGCGGGCCCGGCGAATGGGAAGTGCTGAGTCGCTCAG AGACAGATGGGACTGTGTTCAGAATTCTCACAAGAGCCGAAGGATTTATGGATGCGGATATACCCTTACGATTGGTGTTCCATTTACCGGTTAATTACCCGTCGTGTCTGCCTGGTATTGTGGTTAACTCCGAACACCTGACCAGGGCTGAGTGTGAGATTGTGAAGGAGAAGTTACTGGAGCAAGCAGAGACCCTTTTGTCGGAACCTATGGTTCATGAGCTAGTTCTCTGGATTCAGCAGAATCTCAGGCACATCCTCAAGCGGCCAGAAGCTGGAGGTGGCAGTGAAAAGTGCACTTCTGCAGCAAGCACGACTGTGGATGATGGATTGTGGATGACTCTTTTGCATTTAGATCATATGAGAGCAAAGACCAAATATGTCAAAAGTGTGGAGAAGTGGGCTTCCGATTTAAGGCTGACAGGAAGACTGATGTTCATGGGTAAAGTAATACTGATTTTACTGCAGGGAGACAGAAACAACATCAAG GAGTACCTGATTCTTCAGAAAACCTGCAAAGTAGATGTGGACTCAAGtggaaagaaatgcaaagagaaaatgaTTAGTGTACTGTTTGAAACAAAAGTACAGACAGAACACAAAAG GTTTCTGGCATTTGAAGTCAAAGAGTATTCATCGTTGGATGAGTTACAAAAGGAATTTGAAACTGCAGGACTTAAGAAGCTTTTCTCCGAATTTGTGCTTAGGCTGGTAAAATGA